In Mesorhizobium sp., the genomic stretch TGGCCGAGGCGGGATTGTCCTATCTCGGCCTCGGCGCCCAACCGCCGATGGTCTCCTGGGGCCGCATGCTGTTCGACGCGCAGACGCGGATGATGGTCGCGCCCTATCTGGCGCTTTTCCCCGGCATGGCCATCGTCATCACCGTGCTCGGCCTCAACCTGCTCGGCGACGGCTTGCGCGACGTCCTCGACCCCAAACTGAGGCGCGAACGGTGAGCCTGCTCGAGATCGAGAAGCTGAAGCTCGACATCGGCGGCACGCCGATCCTGAAGGGCATCGACCTCGCCATCGAGAAAGGCGAGGTCATGGGCCTCGTCGGCGAGTCGGGATCGGGCAAGTCGATGACCGCGCTCGCGATCATGCGGCTCATGCCGCACGCCGCGAAAGCCTCCGGCCGCCTCACCTTCGATGGCATCGACATCCTCGCCTCCTCAGAAGAGGCGATGTGTCGTCTGCGCGGCGACGACATCGGCATGGTCTTCCAGGAACCCATGACTGCGCTCAATCCGGTCAAGACGATCGGCGAGCAAGTCGCCGAGGGTATTCGCTGGCATACCGGCGCGAACCGGACCGACGCCGAGACGCGCGCCCGCCAGATCCTCGACCGCGTCGGCTTGCCGGAGGCGGAGTTCCCGCTGACGCGCTATCCGCATGAACTGTCCGGCGGTCAGCGCCAGCGCGTCGTCATCGCGATCGCCTGCGCGCTGAAGCCAAAGCTCCTGATCGCCGACGAGCCAACGACGGCGCTCGACGTGGTGCTGCAGAAGCAGATTCTCGAGTTGCTGAAAGACCTTGTCGACGAGCAGAAGATGGGCCTCCTCCTGATCAGCCATGATCTGGCCGTGGTGGCCGACATGGCCGACCGCGTCACAATCATGCGCCACGGCGAAGTGATGGAGGACGGCGAGACCGCGCGCACGCTCACCGAACAGGTCCACCCTTATACCCGCCAGCTTGCCGAGGCCTCGATGCACGTGCCGGACCGGCCGCACACGACGGCGGCAAGTTCGACTGCTGCGAACCTGCTCGAGATCAAGAACGTCAGCAGGGACTATCCCGGCCGCCGCGTCTCGCTGTTCCGCAAGGGCGAGCCATTCCGCGCCGTGAACGACGTGTCGTTTTCGCTGAAACCCGGACAATCCGTGGCGCTGGTCGGACGGTCCGGCTGCGGCAAATCCACGCTCGCCCGGATGATCCTGGCGCTCGACCATCCGACCTCGGGCGATATCCGTTTCATGGGAGAGAGCCTCGTCGGCAAGGACGAAGCCGCGCTCAAGCCATTCCGCCGCAACATGCAGGTCGTGTTCCAGGATCCCTACGGCTCGTTCAATCCGCGCCACAAGGTCGAGCGACTTGTTTCGGAGCCGCTGCATCTGTTGGACACGAAGCCGTCGCCCCAAGCTCGTCGCGAAATGGTGGGGACCGCGCTGCACGAAGTCGGCCTCAAGCCGTCGGACATGGAGAAATATCCGCACGAATTTTCCGGCGGCCAGCGTCAGCGTATCTCGATCGCGCGCGCCATCATCACTCGGCCGAAGCTGATCGTCGCAGACGAGCCGGTCTCGGCGCTCGACGTCTCCATCAGGGCTCAGGTGCTCGATCTGTTCGCCGACCTCAACCAGCGGCTCGGCGTTGCCTATCTGTTCATCACCCATGACCTGACCGTGGCGCGCGCCATCACCGACGAAGTCATGGTGATGCATGACGGAAAGATGGTCGAGGAGGGCGGCACGGCCGACATACTCGACAATCCGAAGTCCGAAGCCGCGAAGGCGCTCGTCGATGCGGCGCCGGATCTTCACCGCGCCATCGCGCGACGCCTGCAGGAACAGGGCTGATCCCCGGCAGCTGCCGGATCGCTGGCCGAGAATGACGTGCCGGTAATCGTCCCCGCCGCGGACGGCCCCGATCGACGCTCTGCGTGCGTGCCGTTACCGGCGACACAAAACGTTACCTTCCGGACACGTTTCGAAAACTCCCGGCCGAAGTTTGGCCACCTGGCGGAATCAGGTTCGGCGACGCGGCGCGCTGCGGGCGCGGTCCGATCGGTTCGACACTCCGCCCTCGGCCTGCGCGCGACCACGCCTGAACCAAGCCGCGGGACCGATCGCCCCGCGACACGCGCCGGTGGGTGGATACGACGTAGCATGACCAGTGCCAAGCTCCCCGCAAACGGCGGCGAACGGGTCTTCGGGTTGCGGGCCGTCGTCTCGCACAAATACCGGTTTGTCTACGTTCCGGTCCCGAAGAGCGGCAGCACGACCATGGATCGGGTTCTACGCATCATCCACGGCATGGACGAGTCGGGCCACCGTATCGATACGGAGCAGGTGGTCCGCTACACGGTCGGCCGAAAGCCTGACGGCGACCTTGAGACTCTTCTAGTACCCCTCGCCGACGTCGAACGGTTCACGAACGAGCTGAAGGACTATGCTTGGATGTCGGTCGTCCGCAATCCGTATGATCGCCTCGTGTCGATGTACAATTACGACGTGCGCAGATATGCCAAGCATTTCGACCGAAGGACATATCTATATGCCGGACTGCTCAAGAGGGCGGCGTTCGTCCTCGGCCGCGATCCCCGGGAAACTCAGCGGAACACGATCCGCCAAAGGATTGGATTCGACGCATTTGTCCGCGGCCTGGATAAATACGGAACCGACTTCGACATTCATTTCATGCGCCAGGCGGACATCCTTTTCTACGATCTGGTCGCCTATGACCGGTTGATCGACGTCACTCGATTGGCGTCCGACCTGCCGCCGTTGCTGGCGGATCTGGGTGTGGAAAAGGATCTGGTCGAACGGCTCATGCCTTTATCGCGCACCAACCCGTCGCCACCCTCGGCTGCACAGTATGACGAGGCCAGACGCGAGCTTGCCTATCGGCTCTATCAGCCGGATTTTGCCATGCTGCGGATCGACGGTGTCGGCCCGGGAGGAGCCCGGCACGCGCCGGTTATTCCGGCCGGACCAGATCGCGCGGATCGACGTGCAGAAGCGACACCGTCCGTTTGAGCAGATCGATCTCCTGCTCCGACAGTCTTTCGTCAGCCTTGGCGATTTCCGTCATGTGGCGGGCAAGCGCGATCCGACGCGACAGGGGCAACTGCCCGAACTCGCCGAGCGAACGGGCGGTCG encodes the following:
- a CDS encoding ABC transporter ATP-binding protein, with amino-acid sequence MSLLEIEKLKLDIGGTPILKGIDLAIEKGEVMGLVGESGSGKSMTALAIMRLMPHAAKASGRLTFDGIDILASSEEAMCRLRGDDIGMVFQEPMTALNPVKTIGEQVAEGIRWHTGANRTDAETRARQILDRVGLPEAEFPLTRYPHELSGGQRQRVVIAIACALKPKLLIADEPTTALDVVLQKQILELLKDLVDEQKMGLLLISHDLAVVADMADRVTIMRHGEVMEDGETARTLTEQVHPYTRQLAEASMHVPDRPHTTAASSTAANLLEIKNVSRDYPGRRVSLFRKGEPFRAVNDVSFSLKPGQSVALVGRSGCGKSTLARMILALDHPTSGDIRFMGESLVGKDEAALKPFRRNMQVVFQDPYGSFNPRHKVERLVSEPLHLLDTKPSPQARREMVGTALHEVGLKPSDMEKYPHEFSGGQRQRISIARAIITRPKLIVADEPVSALDVSIRAQVLDLFADLNQRLGVAYLFITHDLTVARAITDEVMVMHDGKMVEEGGTADILDNPKSEAAKALVDAAPDLHRAIARRLQEQG
- a CDS encoding sulfotransferase family 2 domain-containing protein yields the protein MPVIVPAADGPDRRSACVPLPATQNVTFRTRFENSRPKFGHLAESGSATRRAAGAVRSVRHSALGLRATTPEPSRGTDRPATRAGGWIRRSMTSAKLPANGGERVFGLRAVVSHKYRFVYVPVPKSGSTTMDRVLRIIHGMDESGHRIDTEQVVRYTVGRKPDGDLETLLVPLADVERFTNELKDYAWMSVVRNPYDRLVSMYNYDVRRYAKHFDRRTYLYAGLLKRAAFVLGRDPRETQRNTIRQRIGFDAFVRGLDKYGTDFDIHFMRQADILFYDLVAYDRLIDVTRLASDLPPLLADLGVEKDLVERLMPLSRTNPSPPSAAQYDEARRELAYRLYQPDFAMLRIDGVGPGGARHAPVIPAGPDRADRRAEATPSV